The genomic region AGGCCCGCGCCGAAGTGCACGGCCGCCTGCGCGCACTGGCCACGCGACCGGAGGTGCGCCGGGCGCTCGCGGTGGCCAGCGGCGACCTGGTCGACGCCCTGGACCGCCCGGCCCCCAACGGAAAGCGGGCCCGGCGGCTGCACTCCCGGCTGCTGCGCTACCTCACCAGGATGACCACCCGGCCCACCCCCTTCGGCGCGTTCTCCGGTGTCGCGGTCGGCGAGTTCGGCGCGCAGACCACCGCGCGGCTGGGCGTACCGGCCTTGCGGGACAACCGGATCCGCGCGGACATGGCCTGGCTGCTGACCGTGGTCAAGCAGCTGGAGGAGGACGAGGCGCTGCGCCCGCACCTGCGGGTGGTGCTCAATTCCAGCGTGCACCACAGCGGCGACCGCCTGGTGCTGCCCTACGCCGACATCTACGGCCACAACGACAACCGCGCGGTCCGGGTGCGGGCCACCACCGCCGCGCTCGCGGTGACCAGGCTGACCGCCACCCCGATCCCGTACGGGCAGCTGCTCACCGCGCTGGCCGAGGAGTTCCCCGGCGTCGACCCGGCCAGGGTCGCCGGGCTGGTGGACGAGCTGCGCACGCTGAACTTCCTGACCAGCGACCTGCGCCCGCCGCTGACCGTGGCCCACCCGGAGGCCCACCTGGCCAAGGCACTGGCCGGGATCGAGGCCGCGGCCGGCACCGCCGAGGCGCTGCGCGAGGTCATCGACCTGGCCCACCACGCGGCCACCAGCGCGGACCCCGCCACGCTGGCCGCGCTGACCGCCGCCCAGCGCGCGCTCGCGCCCGAGCACACCGGCCCGACCTACCAGCTGGACGCCACCCTCGACCTGCGCGAACCGGGACTCTCCGCCGAGGTCGGCACCGCGGTGGCCGAGGCGGTGGACTGCCTGATGCGCCTGTCCGCCGCGCTGCCAGGGCACAACCACCACCTCGCCCAGTACCGGGACGCCTTCACCGAACGCTACGGGCTGCTCGCACTGGTGCCGGTGCTGGAGCTGCTCAGCCCGGAGCACGGCCTGGACGCGCCACCCACCTACACCGAGCCGCCGCGCACATATCCGTTGCCGCACAACGTCGGCGAGCCCTGGCAGCAGGACTTCGACCGGGTGCTCACCGAGTTCGCGGTGCAGGCCTGGTGCTCCGGCGAACCCGAGGTCGAGCTGACCGACGAGTGGCTGAACCGCTTCGCCCCACCGGAGGACGCGCCGTCGCTGGCGCTGTACCCGGCGCTGGACGTCTACGCCCAGCTCGCCGCCGACCACTCGGCGGGGGAGTGGCGGGCGGTGCTGCGCGAGGAGGGCCTGGCCTTCGGCGGGCGCACCTCGGGCCGGTTCTTCGACCTGCTCGGCGAGGCGGCGGTGGACCGGCTGCGCGGCTACGCCCGCCGCGAGGAGGAGCTCAGCCCCGAGGTGGTCTACGCCGAGCTGTGCTACCTGCCCAACCACGGCCGGGCGGCCAACGTGGCGCTGCGGCCGCTGCTGCGCGGCTACGAGGTCCCGGTCAACACCGCGCCCTCGGTGCCGCCGGAGCGGGTGATCGACCTGGCCGACCTGTGCGTCGGCGCCACCGAGGACCGCCTGTTCCTGTGGTCCAAGCGGCTGGGCAAGCAGGTGGTGGTCTCGCAGAACCACATGCTCAGCCCGCACGTGGCTCCCAACGTGGCCCGGTTCGTGCTGGAGGTCTCCAACGACGGCTACGTCATGCCCTGCGGGTTCCGCTGGGGACCACTGGACACGATGCCCTTCCTGCCCAGGGTCACCCGAGGCAAGGTCGTGCTGCGCCCGGCCCAGTGGCGGCTGAACTCATTGCCCGGCAAGGACTTCGCCGCCGAGGTCCGCGCCTGGCGGGAGCAGTGGCGGGTGCCCAGGCACGTCTACCTGGTGGAGGCGGACAACCGGCTGCTGCTCGACCTGGACCACCCGGTCTGCCTGGACGAGCTGGCCACCGGGCTCAACCGCGGCCCGGTGACCGTGCACGAGATGCTGCCCGCCTTCGACCAGCAGTGGCTGCGCGACAACGACGGCGCGGCCTACCTGGAGGAGATCGTGGTCCCGCTGCTGGCCCGCAGCGGCGCGGACACCGCGCGCAGCGAGGTCACGCTGTCCGCGCCGGTGGACACCGAGGACGCTCCGGCGCGGCTGCACCTGCCCGGCGGTCAGTGGAGCTTCCTCAAGCTGTACACCGGAATGACCCAGCAGGACGAGATCATCAGCACCGGCCTGCGCGAGCTAGTCGCGGTGCTGGGTGAGCAGGGGCTGATCGACCGCTGGTTCTACATCCGTTACATGGACCCGCGCCCGCACCTGCGACTGCGCTTCCGGGCCGCGCACCCCGAGGCCGAACCCGCCCTGCTGTGGCAGCTCACCGTGTGGGGCAAGCAGATGGTCGAGCAGGGTCTTGCCTTCGACACCGCGCTCGCGGGCTATGCCCCGGAGATCGAGCGCTACGGCGGCCCGCTGGTCTACGACACGGTGGAACAGGTCTTCGCCGCCAACAGCGCGGTCACCGCCGACCTGGTTGCCTTGTTGCACAACGACAGCGACCTGCGCCCCGACTTCGCCGCGATCGCCGCGGTGGACACCCTGTACCGGCAGTGGGGCCTCGAACCGAAGGAACGCATGGAACTGCTGCCCGGCAGCGGCGGCGCGGACGCCGACCTCGTGCGCGCCGAGTTCCAGCAGCACCGCGCCTACCTCACCGAACTGCTCGTCCCGTGGGACTTCCGCCCGCACGAACAGGGCAGACAGCACCACCAGCTGATCGCTGAAGTCCTTGCTGCGCAACGTGAAGCGGTTGCCGCGGCGCAGGCGGCGGTGACCGGCGGGCAGCTGTGGGGCACCGAGGCCGGGGTGCTGGGCAGCCTGGCGCACATGCAGATCAACCGGTTGCTGCCGATCGACCTGCGCCGCGAATCGCACCTCTACGCGCTGTGGCGGCAGGCTCTGCGCGCCATCGGCGGCCGACCCGCACCGGAGGCCACGGCATGAAACCGAACAACCACTGGCTGCGGATCGCCAAGATGCTCTGGGACCTCAGCCCATTGCGTGTGCTGGCGTTGATCCTGGTCACCGTCGCGGTCTCGGTGGTGCCCGCGATCCAGTTGCAGCTCACCGCCACCGCGGTGCAGACCGTGGCCGAGGCGATCGCCGCGCGGGGCCAGGGCGACTTCGGTCCCGCGGTGCTCGCGGTCGGCCTGCTCATCCTGGCCGTCTCGGTGGCCGCGCACCTGCTCGGCGTGTGGCACGGCTACCTGGACTCGGTGCTGCGCCTGCACTTGTCCACCGCGGTCGGCGAGGAGGTGATGCGCAAGGGCACCAGGATGGAGCTCCAGGACTACGAGGACGCCGACTCCTACGACAAGCTGCAACGCGCCTTCCAGGAGAGCAGCGGCACCCGGATCCACCAGCTGTTCACCGACACCCTGGCCTTCGCCCGCGAGCTGATCACCATCCTGTCCGTCTCCGCGGTGCTGTTCTCCTGGAACTTCTGGGTCGCGGTGCTCATCCTGATCTCGCCGATCCCGTCCGCGATCGCGCAGATGTGGTACGGCAAGAAGATGTACGAGATCGAGTACGGCCGGGCCGCCGATCGTCGTCGCCTGTTCTACCTCCAGTACCTGACCACCACCGACCACTCCTTCAAGGAGGTCCGCCTCTTCCAGCTGGATGGCCACCTGATCAAGGCCTACCGCGACCAGGTGCAGCGGTTCCTGCGGGTGGACCGGGACATCACCCGCCGCCAGTCCGTCTCGCTCGGCGTCTTCGGCCTGGTGAGCGTGCTGATCTCGGCCGGAGCGCTGGTGTTCGCGATGCTGGCCACCAAGGACACCGGGCAGATCGGCGAGCTGGCCGGGTACCTGCAGGCGATCGGCATCGTGCAGGCATCGGGGCACACCCTGCTGGTCGGCGTGGCCAACCTGTTCGAGAACAAGCTGTTCGTGAGCAACTTGTTCGAGCTGCTCGACCTGCCCGAGCGGCAGATCCGGGGCGGGCAACGGAAGTTCCCGGAGCGGCTGCGCCAGGGCATCGAGTTCCGCGAGGTCAGCTTCACCTACCCCGGCACCAGCGAACAGGTCCTGGACCGGGTCAGCTTCACCATGCCCGCCGGCAACTGCGTGGCCCTGGTCGGCCAGAACGGCGCGGGCAAGACCACCCTGGTCAAGCTGCTCACCCGGCTCTACGAGCCCACCAGCGGGGAGATCCTGCTCGACGGCGTGCCGATCCAGGAGTTCGACCTGGAAGACCTGCGCCGCAACCTCGGCGTCATCTTCCAGGACTACATCCGCTACGAGCTGCCGGTGCGGGACAACATCGGCTTCGGCCAGATCGAGCACCGCGCCGACACCGACCGGATCCGCCGCGCCGCACAGGCCAGTGGCGCTGACTCCATTGTGGACACTCTCCCAGCAGGCTACGACGCCATGCTGGGCCGCCACTTCGAGAACGGCCACCAGCTCTCCGGCGGCCAGTGGCAGAAGGTCGCACTGGCCAGGGCGTTCATGCGGGCCGCGCCGATCGTGGTGCTGGACGAGCCCACCGCCTCCATCGACGCCGAGGCCGAAACCGAGATCTTCCAACGCTTCCGCAGCATCGCCGACACCTCCACCAGCCTGCTGGTGGCTCACCGCTTCTCCACCGTCCGGATCGCCGACAAGATCATCGTCATCGAGGGCGGCAAACTCGTCGAACAGGGCACGCACACCGAACTGATGCGCCAGGGCGGCCACTACGCCTACCTGTTCAACCTCCAGGCCGCCGGATACCAGCCGGAGCACACGTGAGAACCTCCATCATCCTGCCGGTGATGCCGGAACAGCCCGACGACCTCACCCCCTTCGCCGAGCTCGTCCGCGACACCCCCGCACACCGCCTGTGGCAGGGCCAGTCCCTGGGACTGGAAACCCACCAGGCCTTCGCCTACCTGGCGGGCCAAGGGTTCCAGCTGCCGGTCGGCACCAGCGTCACCCTCACCGCCCTGCGCCACCCCTACGAAGCCGCCCTGCAAGCCCGCTCCCTGGCCCGCCTCACCGGCCATCCCATGGTGCTCGGCATCGGCGCGGGCACCCCGGAACTCGTGGAGTCCTTGCACGGCAAGGCATACCCGAGCCCGCTGACCGCGCTGGCCGACTACCTCACCATCCTGCGCGGCCTGCTG from Crossiella sp. CA-258035 harbors:
- a CDS encoding ABC transporter ATP-binding protein, whose product is MKPNNHWLRIAKMLWDLSPLRVLALILVTVAVSVVPAIQLQLTATAVQTVAEAIAARGQGDFGPAVLAVGLLILAVSVAAHLLGVWHGYLDSVLRLHLSTAVGEEVMRKGTRMELQDYEDADSYDKLQRAFQESSGTRIHQLFTDTLAFARELITILSVSAVLFSWNFWVAVLILISPIPSAIAQMWYGKKMYEIEYGRAADRRRLFYLQYLTTTDHSFKEVRLFQLDGHLIKAYRDQVQRFLRVDRDITRRQSVSLGVFGLVSVLISAGALVFAMLATKDTGQIGELAGYLQAIGIVQASGHTLLVGVANLFENKLFVSNLFELLDLPERQIRGGQRKFPERLRQGIEFREVSFTYPGTSEQVLDRVSFTMPAGNCVALVGQNGAGKTTLVKLLTRLYEPTSGEILLDGVPIQEFDLEDLRRNLGVIFQDYIRYELPVRDNIGFGQIEHRADTDRIRRAAQASGADSIVDTLPAGYDAMLGRHFENGHQLSGGQWQKVALARAFMRAAPIVVLDEPTASIDAEAETEIFQRFRSIADTSTSLLVAHRFSTVRIADKIIVIEGGKLVEQGTHTELMRQGGHYAYLFNLQAAGYQPEHT
- a CDS encoding lantibiotic dehydratase, with translation MTRYEPADFFLLRAPALPARVFQDLLAIDDPDQARAEVHGRLRALATRPEVRRALAVASGDLVDALDRPAPNGKRARRLHSRLLRYLTRMTTRPTPFGAFSGVAVGEFGAQTTARLGVPALRDNRIRADMAWLLTVVKQLEEDEALRPHLRVVLNSSVHHSGDRLVLPYADIYGHNDNRAVRVRATTAALAVTRLTATPIPYGQLLTALAEEFPGVDPARVAGLVDELRTLNFLTSDLRPPLTVAHPEAHLAKALAGIEAAAGTAEALREVIDLAHHAATSADPATLAALTAAQRALAPEHTGPTYQLDATLDLREPGLSAEVGTAVAEAVDCLMRLSAALPGHNHHLAQYRDAFTERYGLLALVPVLELLSPEHGLDAPPTYTEPPRTYPLPHNVGEPWQQDFDRVLTEFAVQAWCSGEPEVELTDEWLNRFAPPEDAPSLALYPALDVYAQLAADHSAGEWRAVLREEGLAFGGRTSGRFFDLLGEAAVDRLRGYARREEELSPEVVYAELCYLPNHGRAANVALRPLLRGYEVPVNTAPSVPPERVIDLADLCVGATEDRLFLWSKRLGKQVVVSQNHMLSPHVAPNVARFVLEVSNDGYVMPCGFRWGPLDTMPFLPRVTRGKVVLRPAQWRLNSLPGKDFAAEVRAWREQWRVPRHVYLVEADNRLLLDLDHPVCLDELATGLNRGPVTVHEMLPAFDQQWLRDNDGAAYLEEIVVPLLARSGADTARSEVTLSAPVDTEDAPARLHLPGGQWSFLKLYTGMTQQDEIISTGLRELVAVLGEQGLIDRWFYIRYMDPRPHLRLRFRAAHPEAEPALLWQLTVWGKQMVEQGLAFDTALAGYAPEIERYGGPLVYDTVEQVFAANSAVTADLVALLHNDSDLRPDFAAIAAVDTLYRQWGLEPKERMELLPGSGGADADLVRAEFQQHRAYLTELLVPWDFRPHEQGRQHHQLIAEVLAAQREAVAAAQAAVTGGQLWGTEAGVLGSLAHMQINRLLPIDLRRESHLYALWRQALRAIGGRPAPEATA